AAATCTTATTTTATATAATCCAACAAAAGAAGATGAAAGGGTTATACTTGCCAAAGAAGGCGAGTTTAAAAGTGAGAGTGGAATTTATGTCATGAGCCTAAAAGATGGACTTATATATACTCTAAAGGATGAAATTCACATCACAAAATTTAGCCAAATGGACATAAAAAGCAAAGAAAGTTCACAAATTTCAGGAGTAAATTCTATATTAGACTACTGGAGTGAGATAAAAACAAGCTCAAAAGCTAGGCAAAATTTAAGCATATACACTCTTGTAGCGCTCTTTCCATTTGCCACAACTCTTTTTGCACTCTCTTTTGGAATAGTAACTTATCGTTATGAAAAAGGTTTTATATATGTTGGAATTTTTACTGTGATTTTGGCTTATTTTGCAGCTATTATGCTACTTGGCAATATGCCTTTTGTTGCCATTCCAGTGATATTTGGCGCAACATTTATCATATCAAATATATTTTACTACTACAAAATTTTAAGAAAGTATTAGTTGAAAATAAAGCTTATCTACTCATATGATGGTTCACTTCTTAGCGGATCACAATCTCAACCCAGTCAAAATACGGCCGAAGATATACTAAAAAATGCTATGTCTCATGCTGGACTTTTTGATAAGCTTATAACTAGTTCAAGAACAGATAAAGGAGTACACGCACTAAATCAAGTAAGTGTTACAAAATGCTTAGATTTTTGGAATTTAAACCGCTTAAAAGAGCTTATAAATCGTCACTCTCGTCCAACTTTAAATATAAAAAATATAGAAGTTGTAGATGAGAATTTTCACCCCCGTTTTGATGCTAAGGCAAGAAGTTATAGATATATCTTAAATCACTCTAAATTTAGCCCTTTTTTGGCAAATTACTGCTATTTTTGTGATGCGATAGATATAAAAAGTCTAAATTTAGCACTTAGTAAATTTAAAGGCATAAATGATTATAAAAATTTTATGAAAACAGGAAGCGATACAAAAAGTAGCGTTAGAGAGATTTATTTAGCTTTTGCGTATAGATATAGAAATTTAACCATTATAAAATTTAAAGCAAATGGTTTTTTACGCTCACAAGTTCGTTTAATGGTTGCAAATGCTTTAAAAGAGTGCAAAAAAGGAGATAAATTTAGCCTAAAAAGCCCAAATACTCGCATCCCTGCTCCACCAAACGCACTTTATTTAGAAAGAGTTTTTTACTGAGTTAAGCACCCTTTTATCTACTAAAACCTTGCTATCTTTAACATCAACTTTTTCTATATTTTTATCAACAAATTCAAATTCTACGCTATTTGCACCGAAATTTTTAGCAATAGCTGTTAGAGTGTCAGAAGCTGATTTATGAATTTGATCGCCCATATCATTTATGATTTTAACAGACATTGATTTTATCTCATCTTTTGCACTATCAATTAGTTGATTTTTCTCACTCTCATCAAAGCTAGGTCCAAAAAGTCCATTTATAGAATCAGGCAACAAAAACGGCATAAATTTAGAGTTTTTCTCATCATAAATTTTCATATCTCTAATTGAAAATTTATATTTACAAGCTGGCATAGTGATCTTAAAATTTCCTTCCCCTAGCTCTTTTATAGAAAAATCCCTGCTTTTTAAATCATAAATAAAATCGATTTCAAACTCAAATATAACAGCGATTTGTTTTTTTGTCATAGACCAACCAAGAAGAGTATTCCAAAGTTTACTCTCAATTGGACTATCCTTTCTAGTAACTATCTCTTTTGAGTAAATTTTAAAAACACTTAACTCGCCGATGCTTTTTAACTTTGTTATCTCGGTTCTAGTGTTGATTTTTGGTTTTTCTTTAGCCTTTTTTAGGGCTAAATTTTGTCTGTAAAGCAAAAACGAAACAACAACTAAAACTAAAATAAGTATAGTTACTAAAAACTCCATTTCATCCCCTTATAAAATCTGCTTAAACTCATATCCATTTGCTTTTAAGGCCTGTATTACGCTATTTTGATGCTCTTTTCCTTTTGTCTCAAGCGTGATAGTAATAACAGCATCACCATAATCAATACTAGTAGAAAACCTATCATAATCAATCTTAACAATATTAGCATTTGCACTGCTTAGAGCTTTTGTAAGACCTGTTAAAGCTCCTGGTTTATCAACCAAAGTAACGCTAATTGTCATTTTTCTATAAGTTTTTATAAGACCTTTTTCTATAATGACATTAAGCATTTGAACATCTATATTTCCACCACTTAAAATAACACCGATCTTTGTACCTTTTTTGTAACTAAATTTAGAGTGCAAAAGTGCTGCCACACCAACAGCTCCAGCTCCTTCGACAACTATCTTTTGAGCTTCTAAAAGATAAAGTATAGCTTCTGCTATCTCTTCATCATCAACTTGAACAAACTCATCGACATTTTCTAAGATATGACTAAGAGTTACAGGACTTGCATCACGAACAGAAATTCCATCAGCTATGGTTTTAACGCTTTTTGAATTTATTGGCTTTCCTGATCTAAAGCTATCAAACATCGCCGGAGCTCCTTTTGCACCAACTGCGATGATTTTAATATCAGGATTTATCTGTTTAGCACAGCTTGCTACCCCACTTGCTAAACCACCACCACCAACAGGCACTATCATATAGTCAAGATTTGGCACATCTTCTAACATCTCTAACGCTATAGTTCCCTGCCCTGCTTGAACAAATTCATTATCAAAAGGGTGAACAAAAATAAGCCCTTCTTTATCAGCAAATTCTCTTGCATAAGCGTAAGCTTCATCAAAATTATCTCCCTTTAGTATAACTTCAGCACCCAAATCTCTAGTCCCACTAACCTTAAGAAGTGGTGTAGCTTCAGGCATCACAATAACTGCTCTTATGCCAAATTCTCTAGCACTTATAGCAACTCCTTGAGCGTGATTGCCAGCACTAGCAGCGATTACACCTTTTGCTTTATCCTCACCGCTTAAATTTGCTATCATATTGTAAGCACCGCGAATCTTGTAAGCACCAGTTCGCTGCAAATTTTCACCCTTTAGATATACTTCAGCCCCCAACAGAGCACTTAGCTTACTAGCTAATGAAAAAGGGGTTTTTTCAACAAAACCTGATATCATTCTTTTAGCTCTTACTATTTTGTTTAAATCAACCATAATTTTCCTTGTTATTAAAAGTTTTTATTATACCGAAATTTTAAGCCTTTAGCATTTTAGTGGCAACTTCAAGCATTCTTATTGAAGTTTGGTGATGCTCAATCATCATATTATAAATATCATCTTCACTTAAAACTCCCCTTTTAACTGAGTCTGGAATTTCTCCTTTATTATCGCTTTCTAAGTCGCTATCTCTTTGATCGCTGTAGTAATACTCAACCAAACTCTCATATTTAGAAGTTAAATTCTCTATCTCATCAAGGCTTTTATTTAGCTTTTCAAGTGTCTCGATGTGGGCATCCAAAATCTCTTCAAATTTAGTTATATGACTAAAATCTTTCATTTTTTATCCTTTATATTAAATTTATATCAAACACTCGCCATCCCTACAGCTAGGGCTATTTAGCGGATAGATAAGCTCATTAACTATTTTTACTTTGCCATTTTTTATAAGTGTATCAACTAACTCATCACACTCATTTTCACTAATGTTTAAAATCTCCATTATCTCTATCTTAGCGGCATTTGAGCCGATATATTCTAAAATATCATCTTTTTTAGGCTCATAAATTTCTAGTTTTAAATTTAAAACATTTTCTATGACGCTTTTAAAGTCATTAAATCTTGCATATCCCCTTAAAAGCACCTCTTCACCGCTTTGTAAATTTCTAACTAAAAAGCTAGGAAAACCGCTAACGCCGTATTTTCTAGTAAGTTCTAAATCTTTATAAAATTCTTCTTCGCCGTTTTTTAAATCAGAGCTAAATTTAGCCACATCAAGCCCAACTTTACTAGCAAGGCTAACTAAAACGCTAGGTTTT
The sequence above is a segment of the Campylobacter corcagiensis genome. Coding sequences within it:
- the truA gene encoding tRNA pseudouridine(38-40) synthase TruA, with amino-acid sequence MKIKLIYSYDGSLLSGSQSQPSQNTAEDILKNAMSHAGLFDKLITSSRTDKGVHALNQVSVTKCLDFWNLNRLKELINRHSRPTLNIKNIEVVDENFHPRFDAKARSYRYILNHSKFSPFLANYCYFCDAIDIKSLNLALSKFKGINDYKNFMKTGSDTKSSVREIYLAFAYRYRNLTIIKFKANGFLRSQVRLMVANALKECKKGDKFSLKSPNTRIPAPPNALYLERVFY
- a CDS encoding DUF4230 domain-containing protein yields the protein MEFLVTILILVLVVVSFLLYRQNLALKKAKEKPKINTRTEITKLKSIGELSVFKIYSKEIVTRKDSPIESKLWNTLLGWSMTKKQIAVIFEFEIDFIYDLKSRDFSIKELGEGNFKITMPACKYKFSIRDMKIYDEKNSKFMPFLLPDSINGLFGPSFDESEKNQLIDSAKDEIKSMSVKIINDMGDQIHKSASDTLTAIAKNFGANSVEFEFVDKNIEKVDVKDSKVLVDKRVLNSVKNSF
- the ilvA gene encoding threonine ammonia-lyase — its product is MVDLNKIVRAKRMISGFVEKTPFSLASKLSALLGAEVYLKGENLQRTGAYKIRGAYNMIANLSGEDKAKGVIAASAGNHAQGVAISAREFGIRAVIVMPEATPLLKVSGTRDLGAEVILKGDNFDEAYAYAREFADKEGLIFVHPFDNEFVQAGQGTIALEMLEDVPNLDYMIVPVGGGGLASGVASCAKQINPDIKIIAVGAKGAPAMFDSFRSGKPINSKSVKTIADGISVRDASPVTLSHILENVDEFVQVDDEEIAEAILYLLEAQKIVVEGAGAVGVAALLHSKFSYKKGTKIGVILSGGNIDVQMLNVIIEKGLIKTYRKMTISVTLVDKPGALTGLTKALSSANANIVKIDYDRFSTSIDYGDAVITITLETKGKEHQNSVIQALKANGYEFKQIL
- a CDS encoding DUF4298 domain-containing protein; this translates as MKDFSHITKFEEILDAHIETLEKLNKSLDEIENLTSKYESLVEYYYSDQRDSDLESDNKGEIPDSVKRGVLSEDDIYNMMIEHHQTSIRMLEVATKMLKA
- a CDS encoding DsbA family protein, which produces MVEYKKEFGAKFEIVQFSDPICTWCWGAEPVLRKLKAIYKNHLKLSFIMGGLVRDIREFSDPLNGIGGDINKTNASILAHWQEASRTHKMPVAKSGFHLFSDEFPSSYPQNIAFKTAEIQSEELAKELLREIRIATALRCEITSKPSVLVSLASKVGLDVAKFSSDLKNGEEEFYKDLELTRKYGVSGFPSFLVRNLQSGEEVLLRGYARFNDFKSVIENVLNLKLEIYEPKKDDILEYIGSNAAKIEIMEILNISENECDELVDTLIKNGKVKIVNELIYPLNSPSCRDGECLI